The region ATTTATTGATACATCCCTAACGGTGTATGTCATGCTGTGAGGTTATAGAAAACCATTTTAATATCATCTATCTTAATCCACACATCACATTGGGTAATCAATTCCGACAATTCCTTTGCAAGTTAACTTTGAGAACAGATTAACATATGtcccactgaatcccccacaaaaACCTGTTTTAATTTTTATAGAACTGCAACCGCTACAGTTAGAGTCAGGTTAAGCATCAAATCAGCAAACTGTAATGTGCGCGAGTGTTCACTGCCTATATACCAGGAGCTTTGATCTCTTTGTCATTATTCTGGTGATGCTGGGACTGATCGAGCCATTAACAGGAGGGAGTTACTTCTgaggctgatctgactgtaaggTTCTTTCCAAAAATATCCTTTGGTCATGAACCTTGTCAATGTGTGTTCCAGTgcgattcaaacctgggtcctcaCATAGCACAACAGAgatgaaaaaacaaaaaacagaattacctggaaaaactcagcaggtctggcagcagactttcttggactcgaactcaagttctgtcgaagggtcatgaggactcgaaacgtcaactcttttcttctccgccgatgctgccagacctgctgagtttttccaggtaattctgtttttgttttggatttccagcatccgcagtttttttgtttttacaacagagATGAATGTGGTTAAATGCGGGACATGACACTCTAGATGCTTCATTCCTCTTACAGTGACGTTCGTATCTACATCCATATTACACCTAACAGTTCCTAGTACATGTGCCCGAGGCTGTTACAGTGAAGGTAGCCCCTCGACAGCCGATGGTGGGAGAATCCTAAACTGCGGCCTCTACAATGGCCTTTTCTCCTTTCATTTCACTCTCTTAGGTTCAGGATTATTTTGCCCCAGATTCAGCTCAGTAAAACCGGCTGCACCGGATACCTGTACATTAAATCTGACAGTTACAGgtatgtcagtgcagtgtgtctgacTCTATGGGACATCTGTACATTAAATCTGACAGTTACAGGTATCTCTGTAcagtgtgtctgaatgtgtgggACATTTGTACATAAAATCTGACAGTTACAGgtatgtcagtgcagtgtgtctgtgaTGCAGGATATCTGTACATTATATCTGACAGTTTAAggtgtctctctgccttgtgtctgtgtgagatacctGTACATTAATATTTTTTGCGAAATATCTATAGCCAGTCCCAGTTATTCACAGTATATATtactgatttagatgagggaactaaatgtaatgtctccaaatgtgcagatgacacaaagctgggtgggagagtgagctgtgaggaggatgcagagatgctacAGTGTGatctggacaagctgagtgagtgggcaaatgcatggcagatgcagtattatGTGGATatatgtgagattatccattttggtagcaaaaacaggaaggcgggttattatctgaatggcaatcaattgagagaggggaatgtgcaacgagacctgggtgtccttgtacaacagtcgctgaaggtaagcatgcaggtgcagcagctggtaaagaaggcaagtggTTTTTTGGCCTTCATAGCCGGAGAATTTGAATGCAGGAACAAGGATGACTTGCTGCAATtgaacagggccttggtgagaccacacctggaatattgtgtgcagttttgatctccttatctgacGAAGGATGTACTTGTTACACAGGgattgcagtgaaggtttacccgactgattcctgtgatggcgggactgacatatgaagagagattgagtcagttaggattatattcactggagttcagaagaatgaggctggttcttatagaaacctataaaattctaacagcactagacagggtagatgcaggaaggttgttccagatggtgggggagtccagaaccagggatcattGTCTGAGTATATGGGGTagagcatttaggactgagatgaggagaaatctcttcacccagacagtggtgagcctgtggaattcactcccacagaaagtagttgagaccaaaacattgtatgttttttcaagaaggagttagatatagctcttgggttgaaagggatcaaaggatatggggagaaagcgggagcaggatattgagttggatgatcagccatgatcctaatgaatggtgcagcagtctcgaagggctgaatggcctactcctgctcttattttctatgtttacgTTTCTATCTCTCTGCAGGTTGTCTGTACAGTAAGTATGACTGTGCAGATTCTCTCTACAGTTAGTCTGACAGTTTGGTATATAGGATTTAAATATCTGCACAGTCAATCTGACTGGGAGTCATCTCTGTACAgtgagtctgtctctgtgggttaTCTGTTTGGTAAGTCTGGCTGTGCAAGATGTCTGTACAGTCAATCTATTTCTGCAGGTTATCCATACAGTACGACGTGCAGTGCCAGATATCTGTACAGGAAGTCTATTCCTGCGGGATAACTGTACAATAAGTCTGGCTGTGCAGAATGTCTGGACAGTCACTCTGTTTCTGTGGGATATGTGTACAGTTATTCTGTCTCTGTGGGTTATCCATACGGTAAGTCTGGCTTTGCGGAATTCCTGTACAGTCAATCTGTCTCTGCAGGACATCTGAAATCTAAGTCTGGCTGTGTGGAGTTCCTGTATAGTCAGTCTGTTTCTGCGGAACATCTGAACTGTAAGTCTGGCTGTGTGGGATCAGCTCCCTTGGGCTGGTAAGATGATAATATCTGATCAGACTGTGGAGAAACACCAGATGAAGAGGACACTCGTACATAAACATCCAGCCTTTTGTTCTGACACTGGAGGCTTCAGTCGGATCAATGGAGCATGTGGAAGGCACAAGTTATCACCTTCCTGTCATTTGCAGCTTCTGAGGCCCTTCAAGGGCTCTGTGCTCAGGAGCATAAAGCAATTATCCTCTCGGACTTCTTTTATCTTCCATAGGttcaatattcagctcttccAGAACATTTCTACATTGCTACATGATAGACTGTTCATACTCAGGAGGTTGGTTCTCTCTTACCTGTCTGAGGATAATCGTTTCGGGTATTACACAATCCTCTCACTGAACTAACTGAAAATTCTTTACTCTTTAAATCCGTCCAAAACTTCCACCCAAATCACATTGAACCCTGGAATCTAAAACTCCTGTTCAACACTGCTCCTTGTTAGGGGACAGCTTTGATCCAAATgatgcagagatagagagatagatggacggatggataaataaataaacagatttatagatagatagatagatagttagatagatagatagatagatagatagacagagaaacagacagaaaggcagacagatagaaagatagaaagataggtggatagacagatagatggatagacagatagaaagatagttaggtagatagatagatagatagatagacagatagacagatggagaagacacatagagagacagacagatagacaggcagatagacagacagatagataaatagatagatagacagacagatagatagataaatagatagatagatagatagatagatagatagatacatagatacatagatagataggtagatagatagagcGATCGATCGATCTAAACTCTATAAAGAGCATGTGCGAAACTTTAAACGCTTTGATCTgccgacactccctcacaccattAAACAAGGCCTGAGAAAGAAAGTGGGCTGGTGTTTGGAATATGAATGTTAGAGTGTTTCCCATCCCAACACCTCTGTCTGGAAGTGTGCTGGGAACGAAGGGTCAGTTACTCCCAGTTTCACATATGTACGATTAGAGAACTGAATTAAATCGCTGCTGATCACTATTATATCCATTGATCCAGTGAAGGGGGAGCTCAGTTTTATTCCACATTTATTGATACATCCCTAACGGTGTATGTCATGCTGTGAGGTTATAGAAAACCATTTTAATATCATCTATCTTAATCCACACATCACATTGGGTAATCAATTCCGACAATTCCTTTGCAAGTTAACTTTGAGAACAGATTAACATATGTCCCATTGAATCCCTCACAAAAACCTGTTTTAATTTTTATAGAACTGCAACCGCTACAGTTAGAGTCAGGTTAAGCATCAAATCAGCAAACTGTAATGTGCGCGAGTGTTCACTGCCTATATACCAGGAGCTTTGATCTCTTTGTCATTATTCTGGTGATGGTGGGACTGATCGAGCCATTAACAGGAGGGAGTTACTTCTgaggctgatctgactgtaaggTTCTTTCCAAAAATATCCTTTGGTCATGAACCTTGTCAATGTGTGTTCCAGTgcgattcaaacctgggtcctcaCATAGCACAACAGAgatgaaaaaacaaaaaacagaattacctggaaaaactcagcaggtctggcagcagactttcttggactcgaactcaagttctgtcgaagggtcatgaggactcgaaacgtcaactcttttcttctccgccgatgctgccagacctgctgagtttttccaggtaattctgtttttgttttggatttccagcatccgcagtttttttgtttttacaacagagATGAATGTGGTTAAATGCGGGACATGACACTCTAGATGCTTCATTCCTCTTACAGTGCCGTTTGTATCTACATCCATATTACACCTAACAGGTCCTAGTACATGTGCCCGAGGCTGTTACACTGAAGGTAGCCCCTCGACAGCCGATGGTGGGAGAATCCTAAACTGCGGCCTCTACAATGGCCTTTTCTCCTTTCATTTCACTCTCTTTGGTTCAGGATTATTTTGCCCCAGACTCAGCTCAGTAAAACCGGCTGCACCGGATACCTGTACATTAAATCTGACAGTTACAGgtatgtcagtgcagtgtgtctgacTATATGGGACATCTGTACATTAAATCTGACAGTTACGGGTATCTCTGTGCAGTGTGTCTGACTGTGTGGGACATTTGTACATAAAATCTGACAGTTACAGgtatgtcagtgcagtgtgtctgtgaTGCAGGATATCTGTACATTATATCTGACAGTTTAAggtgtctctctgccttgtgtctgtgtgagatacctGTACATTAATATTTTTTGCGAAATATCTATAGCCAGTCCCAGTTATTCACAGTATATATtactgatttagatgagggaactaaatgtaatgtctccaaatgtgcagatgacacaaagctgggtgggagagtgaggaggatgcagagatgcttcagtgtgatttggacaagctgagtgagtgggcaaatgcatggcagatgcagtattatGTGGATatatgtgagattatccattttggtagcaaaaacaggaaggcgggttattatctgaatggcaatCAATTGAGAGAGgcgaatgtgcaatgagacctgggtgtccttgtacaacagtcgctgaaggtaagcatgcaggtgcagcagctggtaaagaaggcaagtggTTTTTTGGCCTTCATAGCCGGAGAATTTGAATGCAGGAACAAGGATGACTTGCTGCAATtgaacagggccttggtgagaccacacctggaatattgtgtgcagttttgatctccttatctgacGAAGGATGTACTTGTTACACAGGgattgcagtgaaggtttacccgactgattcctgtgatggcgggactgacatatgaagagagattgagtcagttaggattatattcactggagttcagaagaatgaggctggttcttatagaaacctataaaattctaacagcactagacagggtagatgcaggaaggttgttccagatggtgggggagtccagaaccaggggtcattgTCTGAGTATATGGGGTagagcatttaggactgagatgaggagaaatctcttcacccagacagtggtgagcctgtggaattcactcccacagaaagtagttgagaccaaaacattgtatgttttttcaagaaggagttagatatagctcttgggttgaaagggatcaaaggatatggggagaaagcgggagcaggatattgagttggatgatcagccatgatcctaatgaatggtgcagcagtctcgaagggccgaatagcctactcctgctcttattttctatgtttatgtTTCTATGTCTCTGTAGGTTATCTGTACAGTAAGTATGACTGTGCAGATTCTCTCTACAGTTAGTCTGACAGTTTGGTATATAGGATTTAAATATCTGCACAGTCAATCTGACTGGGAGTCATCTCTGTACAGTGAATCTGTCTCTGTGGGTTATCTGTTTGGTAAGTCTGGCTGTGCAAGATGTCTGTACAGTCAATCTATTTCTGCAGGTTATCCATACAGTACGACGTGCAGTGCCAGATATCTGTACAGGAAGTCTATTCCTGCGGGATAACTGTACAATAAGTCTGGCTGTGCAGAATGTCTGGACAGTCACTCTGTTTCTGTGGGATATGTGTACAGTTATTCTGTCTCTGTGGGTTATCCATACGGTAAGTCTGGCTTTGCGGAATTCCTGTACAGTCAATCTGTCTCTGCAGGACATCTGAAATCTAAGTCTGGCTGTGTGGAGTTCCTGTACAGTCAGTCTGTTTCTGCGGAACATCTGAACTGTAAGTCTGGCTGTGTGGGATCAGCTCCCTTGGGCTGGTAAGATGATAATATCTGATCAGACTGTGGAGAAACACCAGATGAAGAGGACACTCGTACATAAACACCCAGCCTTTTGTTCTGACACTGGAGGCTTCAGTCGGATCAATGGAGCATGTGGAAGGCACAAGTTATCACCTTCCTGTCATTTGCAGCTTCTGAGGCCCTTCAAGGGCTCTGTGCTCAGGAGCATAAAGCAATTATCCTCTCGGACTGCTTTTATCTTCCATAGGttcaatattcagctcttccAGAACATTTCTACATTGCTACATGATAGACTGTTCATACTCAGGAGGTCGGTTCTCTCTTACCTGTCTGAGGATAATCGTTTCGGGTATTACACAATCCTCTCACTGAACTAACTGAAAATTCTTTACTCTTTAAATCCGTCCAAAACTTCCACCCAAATCACATTGAACCCTGGAATCTAAAACTCCTGTTCAACACTGCTCCTTGTTAGGGGACAGCTTTGATCCAAATgatgcagagatagagagatagatggatggatggataaataaataaacagattcatagatagatagatagatagatagatagatagatagatagacagagaaacagacagagagacagacagagaaacaggcagatagatagatagatggatagatagatagatagatagatagatagatagatagatagacagagcgTGTGCGAAAGTTTAAACGCTTTGAACTGCCGACACCTCCCACACACCATTAAACAAGGCCTGAGAAAGAAAGTGGGCTGGTGTTTGGAATATGAATGTTAGAGTGTTTCCCATCCCAACACCTCTGTCTGGAAGTGTGCTGGGAACGAAGGGTCAGTTACTCCCCGTTTTCACGGGTACGATTAGAGAACTGAATTAAATCGCTGCTGATCACTATTATATCCATTGATCCAGTGAAGGGGGAGTTCAGTTTTTTTCCACATTTACTGATACATCCCTAACGGTGTATGTCATGCTGTGAGGTTATAGAAAACCATTTTAATATCATCTATCTTAATCCACACATCACATTGCGTAATTAATTCCGGCAATTCCTTTGCAAGTTAACTTTGAGAACAGATTAACATATGTCCCATTGAATCCCTCACAAAAACCTGTTTTATTTTTTATAGAACTGCAACCGCTACAGTTAGAGTCAGGTTAAGCATCAAATCAGCAAACTGTAATGTGCGCGAGTGTTCACTGCCTATATACCAGGAGCTTTGATCTCTTTGTCATTATTCTGGTGATGCTGGGACTGATCGAGCCATTAACAGGAGGGAGTTACTTCTgaggctgatctgactgtaaggTTCTTTCCAAAAATATCCTTTGGTCACGAACCTTGTCAATGTGTGTTCCAGTgcgattcaaacctgggtcctcaCATAGCACAACAGAGATGAATGTGGTTAAATGCGGGACATGACACTCTAGATGCTTCATTCCTCTTACAGTGCCGTTTGTATCTACATCCATATTACACCTAACAGGTCCTAATACATGTGCCCGAGGCTGTTACACTGAAGGTAGCCCCTCGACAGCCGATGGTGGGAGAATCCTAAACTGCGGCCTCTACAATGACCTTTTCTCCTTTCATTTCACTCTCTTTGGTTCAGGATTATTTTGCCCCAGACTCAGCTCAGTAAAACCGGCTGCACCGGATACCTGTACATTAAATCTGACAGTTACAGgtatgtcagtgcagtgtgtctgacTATATGGGACATCTGTACATTAAATCTGACAGTTACAGGTATGTCAGTGCAGTATGTCTGACTGTGTGGGACATCTGTACATTAAATCTGGCAGATTGCCTTGTGTCTGACTGTAGGGAGACCTGTACAGTCATTCTTTCTGCCAGATATCTGTACAGCCAGTCTGTCTCTGCAGGTTATCTGTACAGTAAGTTTGACTTTGCGGTGTCTCTCTGCAGTCAGTCTGACGGTTCGGTATATATGTACAGTAAATTTGACGGATTTAAATATCCGTGCAGTAAGGCTGACTGGGCGCCATCTCTGTTAATCTGTCTGTGCGCAATATCTTATACAGTCAATCTGTCTCTGCGGAACATCTGAACTGTAAGTCTGGCTGTGCGGAATTCCTGtacagtcagtctgtgtctgcggAACATCTGAACTGTAAGTTTGGCTGTGTGGGATCAGCTCCCTTGGGCTGGTAAGATGATAATATCTGATCAGACTGTGGAAAAACAGATGAAGAGGACACTCGTACATAAACACTCAGCCTTTTGTTCTGACACTGGAGGCTGCAGTCGGATCAATGGGGCACGTGGAAGGCACAAGTTATCACCTTCCTGTCATTTGCAGCTTCCGAGGCCCTTCAAGGGCTCTGTGCTCAGGAGCATAAAGCAATTATCCTCTCGGACTGCTTTTATCTTCCATAGGTTCAGTATTCAACTCTTCCAGAACATTTCTACATTGCTACATGATGGACTGTTCATACTCAGGAGGTCGGGTCTCTCTTACCTGTCTGAGGATAATCGTTTCGGGTATTACACAATCCTCTCACTGAACTAACTGAAAAATCTTTACTCTTTAAATCCGTCCAGAACTTCCACCCAAATCACATTACACCCTAGAATCTAAAACTCCTGTTCAACACTGCACCTTGTTAGGGGACAGCTTTGATCcaaatgatacagagagagagagagagcgagagagagctagGGAGACAGACAGATCTAAATTATACAGAAGAATTGCGAAACTCGCTTCCAACTTTAGACTCTGATCAGCTGATACCCCCGCACAAACCATTGAACAAGATCTGAGGTGAAGTGTGTAATATTTAATTCCAAGTGTTTCCAGTGAAATCTCCCTCCGTAATTATCAGTGACTGGTTACAGTTGTGTTTTGATTGTAAAATATATTAAGTGACTTGTCCACACTGCTGAGCGACCAGATATTTTGTAACATTGGTAGCGTGTTGTTGTTTTCTACAGAGATCTTAATGTATATTTGATCGATATGAGGGCAACATAATATTTGGGATGTTAAATGGAAatctgaagatttttttttcagagTTGTTAATGTcttaaattatttaattaatcAAAATATTAATGATGTTCTGTACAATCCAGATGTATCTCGCATTCCTTGATAAAtgtggccggggtgggggtgtATATAATAGCCGTTCGGTCTGAAACTGACTGAAATTCATAATCCTTTTAAAATGTTTGAATTTGAAAGCGGATTGGGATTTAGTGAATCCCGCAGTTTGCATTTGGATGTCAGTCGCTTTGTCTTCACATCTCCACGGGATCCCTGTGGGAGTTGGGGACAAATGTATGGAGAGAATGAAACACCTCGGCGAGGACTGGTGATCAAAGGAGCTCCGATCCGGTCCCAAGCCCACGTGCCTCCCAGCTTCCCTATAAAAACAGCCAAGTCCTTTACTGCTCATTTACTGTTAACTCCGCGACCActgagttgctctctctctgggacaAACTGCTCAGCCATGAAGATGGCCGGAGAATCATCTAACTTAAAGGAGGTTAAAAAGGTAAAAGTGATTTATCAATGGGTCAAGTGGAGGATTTATCGGAGCTAAAGGCTTTTTCAAGGACGCTTTATAGTTTGACGCTATTATTTTCATCTTTAATAAATGTATTCGTTAAGGAGAAGCTGGTTAGTGATTGATACTGATGTTTCATTTAAATGATTCGGAAAGATAtttggagagagagcagtgaagtTTCAGTCTGCAATGGCTCCATCCCAGCACCAAATCTCCAGCCCTCGCCCGAGCTGGCGCTGGTCCAGCTCATTGAAAGTGTCGTTTCTTTCTGAGTGTTAGTGTCGCACCAAAAAAATTCTTCCATTCAATATCCGCAGCTACTTAAACCTTTGGTGGAAAAACGGAGACGAGATCGAATGAACCGGAGTTTAGATCAACTGAAATCCTTCCTAATGAAACATACCCAGAACGAGGTGAGGGAACCTTTCTCTCGGATATGTCCAGATTTTAAGGATTAGTTTCTCCGCCTTTTACATTTCGGGGATTAGTTTGAAATGCTGAAAGTGTTGATTTATGTGGTGATTCGGTTGCACACCTGTCTCCTGTCTTTCCACTTTTACCCAGGTTTCgttatttttctttctgttctACTTAGAGTTTCCGAAATGGTAAAATGGAGAAGGCAGAAATCTTAGAAATGACGGTGCAATATCTGAAAAACGCGGCGCTTGCAAATAGTCAGGGTGGGTATCTGCTCAGCTGAGTATCCTCCAGTCCGTGTCCCTCCGGTTTTATTATGGCCAATGTTCCTCCCGTCCCGAGTGTTCCAATGTGCGGAACTCGCCTTCCCAAGATGCTATCCACATGTTGCTTTTCGCATTCAGTAAAACCGATTAGCTGGCGTTAATAAACCGGTAATCGATAATCGCTGTGATTCGACTAGTCTTATTCCTCTGGTTTCTATTTTCATGATTTCTAGCATTAAGACAAAATCAGAACACTTACCTTTCGAAAAATTCCAACCTCCTGTTTCACAGGAATTTAAAACCAGGAGTTCGGTCTTTACTAATTCCGTTTATTTCGGTTTAAAATGAATCGATGGGTTAGTTTTATGGATGTGTTTGAAATGCTAATATTAGTAAGGAACCGTCTGTGAATATCAATACATTTTCCTTTCTCAAAACGTACCAAGTGAAAACTGAGTATGCGTACCGTAAATTCCACAGGTGTGACTATTATGGGATGTTCATACTCGAAACTATTGAGTTTTTTAAGCTATTGCACTTGATGGCGTGTATATCATTGACcaatattatttttaaacagaacTTCAGGGCACAGAAATCACGAGGCAAAATTACGAAGCTGGCTTTAAGGAGTGCCTCCTGCAGGTGAATAGCTTCGTCAGGAGCTGCGCCAGGTTTAACTCGCAGACCCAGAGCAGCCTGATGGAGCGGCTTTCCCTCTTTGTGGACCAATCAAGTGATGAGAAGCAGAGGCGCAGAAGCCCGGAATGTGCGAGCTCCTCCACCCCGAACCTGCAGCCCCTCAGACCGGTACAGCTGGAGTCCGAGAGCTGGGATGTCGGCCCTACAGCCGCTAACGCCATTCGGCCGGTGGCCAGAGTGCCCGCGGTCACTAGCACCTCTTCCTCACACAAAGTGTCCAATCTCCTGGCCACTCGGCCGGCTCCCTCACACCAGACACTGAATCGGATCAACTTCATAGCGAAAGATCAGGAACTTACAGACTCTGGCTGTGCACAATTTCGGGATTTTCCCCACAAAATAATTGCGTCGCCAAAACCCGCTTTTGCACAACAGCATTCGGCTACAATGACAGTTTCACACAATCTATGGAGACCATGGCCCTAACTTGGCGGACACAACAAATCTTACAAATTGAATTATTCCGCTCGTCTCTTAACCCAAGTTGTAAAATCACCCCAAATCTTGCGCTTTATCTGTAACAAATACTATCTATACTATTTTAAAGTTACAGATTTTTGATTAGCTTATTATTTCCTTAACATGTCCTATGTATTCAGTGGCTATCGCGTTTCACTTATGTATATTTTGGAATAAAGATTTTAACAAATTCGTTATTTGCGTCATTCCATGATTTAATTTATTTCTAAGTTCCAATAATTGTAAAATGTTACAACCTGTTGTACCCTGTTCCATGGAAATTTACGGCTCCCAATTCCACCTCGTCAcatacccactctctctctctctccgattcaCTGGGACCCGCACtccgattcacacacacacatttacacaggcacacactctctcacagacacacactccgaTTCACACAtaccactctctcacattcagaTTCACAGACTCATTCAgattcacacatactcacactcagattcacacagactcactctcacacactcagattcacacagactcactctcacgcactcattcacacagac is a window of Carcharodon carcharias isolate sCarCar2 chromosome 33, sCarCar2.pri, whole genome shotgun sequence DNA encoding:
- the LOC121272284 gene encoding transcription factor HES-4-like — its product is MNRSLDQLKSFLMKHTQNESFRNGKMEKAEILEMTVQYLKNAALANSQELQGTEITRQNYEAGFKECLLQVNSFVRSCARFNSQTQSSLMERLSLFVDQSSDEKQRRRSPECASSSTPNLQPLRPVQLESESWDVGPTAANAIRPVARVPAVTSTSSSHKVSNLLATRPAPSHQTLNRINFIAKDQELTDSGCAQFRDFPHKIIASPKPAFAQQHSATMTVSHNLWRPWP